The Dyadobacter subterraneus genome window below encodes:
- a CDS encoding alpha/beta hydrolase, which produces MEDIKTRRNGFDQLGNLYPKAAEVNISQDNIAGINCFWFIPENETSKNITIFLHGGAFAVGSIHSHASMISHFSQKLQRRILFIDYALAPENPFPAGLNNVIQVYKEVIKTHPDYETSLIGDSAGAGLIVSSIGEMLKQNIQLPEKVVFISPWISLQLNNPSIESNRDIDPILSPEYLRQAAADYSGKTPLEISSPENVLIDQFPPVLILVSTNEILLDDSVNFYNRIKPIQDHAVLNIYENQTHVWPLANIYSEASQKALDEVKEFLISGEIKIL; this is translated from the coding sequence ATGGAAGATATAAAAACAAGACGGAATGGATTTGACCAGCTAGGAAATCTTTATCCCAAAGCAGCAGAAGTTAATATTAGTCAGGATAATATCGCAGGAATAAATTGTTTCTGGTTTATTCCGGAAAATGAAACCTCAAAAAATATAACGATTTTTCTTCACGGCGGTGCATTTGCAGTAGGTTCGATCCATTCGCATGCAAGTATGATCAGCCACTTTTCTCAAAAACTTCAAAGGAGAATTTTATTTATCGATTATGCCCTGGCTCCTGAAAATCCATTTCCGGCTGGGCTTAATAATGTCATTCAGGTATATAAAGAAGTCATTAAAACCCATCCTGACTACGAAACCAGTTTAATTGGTGATAGTGCCGGCGCAGGCCTGATCGTTTCTTCCATAGGTGAAATGTTGAAACAGAATATTCAATTGCCTGAGAAGGTTGTCTTTATTTCTCCATGGATCAGTTTGCAGTTGAATAATCCTTCCATTGAAAGTAACAGAGATATAGATCCGATTTTAAGCCCGGAATATCTGAGACAAGCCGCCGCCGATTATTCCGGAAAAACGCCTTTGGAAATATCCAGTCCGGAAAATGTTCTTATTGATCAATTTCCTCCTGTACTTATTCTGGTTAGTACGAATGAAATTTTGCTGGACGACAGTGTTAATTTTTATAATCGCATCAAACCAATTCAGGATCATGCGGTATTAAATATTTACGAAAATCAAACTCATGTCTGGCCCCTGGCCAATATTTATTCTGAGGCTTCGCAGAAAGCACTGGATGAAGTCAAAGAATTCTTAATCTCCGGGGAAATAAAGATCTTGTAG
- the der gene encoding ribosome biogenesis GTPase Der gives MANVISIVGRPNVGKSTLFNRLIESRKAIMDNQSGVTRDRHYGYGEWTDQYFTVIDTGGYVVGSEDIFEGAIREQVELAIEESTVVLFMVDTMTGLTDLDKDFANVLRRFNKPVYLVANKAETTDRYQSAAEFYELGMSDEIYPISAQTGFGTGDLLDEVIKHFETPGIEDPEAGIPRIAIMGRPNVGKSSFLNVLTGTDRSIVTDIAGTTRDAIHTHYNAFGMEFILTDTAGLRRKSRVNEDIEYYSTLRSIKAMEESDVCIILLDATLGLEGQDITIIGQADKAKKGIVIMVNKWDLVEKDSKTADTFKKQLLEKLAPMNYMPIIFASVVEKQRIHQVMEMAMQVYKNKTKKITTSKLNDVMQAEIEKYPPPAHRGKYINIKYMIQLPTPSPTFVFFSSNPKHVKDPYLRYLENRMRENFDFAGVPITIFFREK, from the coding sequence ATGGCAAATGTTATATCAATAGTAGGGCGCCCAAACGTGGGTAAATCTACACTTTTTAACCGTCTGATCGAAAGTCGCAAGGCTATCATGGATAACCAGAGCGGCGTTACACGCGATCGTCACTATGGCTATGGTGAATGGACGGATCAATATTTCACCGTGATTGATACAGGTGGATATGTAGTGGGTTCAGAAGATATTTTTGAAGGGGCAATCCGGGAACAGGTTGAACTGGCGATTGAAGAATCGACGGTAGTTTTGTTTATGGTTGATACCATGACGGGACTTACTGACCTTGACAAGGATTTTGCAAACGTATTACGTCGTTTCAACAAACCGGTTTATCTGGTTGCTAATAAAGCTGAAACAACGGATCGTTACCAATCTGCTGCCGAGTTTTACGAACTGGGTATGAGCGACGAAATTTATCCGATTTCTGCTCAAACTGGTTTTGGAACCGGTGATTTGCTGGATGAAGTAATTAAACATTTTGAAACGCCCGGTATTGAAGATCCGGAAGCAGGTATTCCGCGTATCGCAATTATGGGTCGTCCAAATGTTGGGAAATCTTCTTTCCTGAATGTTTTGACGGGTACTGACCGCAGTATTGTAACGGATATAGCCGGTACAACCCGCGATGCAATTCACACGCATTACAATGCTTTTGGAATGGAATTCATTTTGACGGATACGGCTGGTTTGCGTCGTAAATCCCGTGTAAATGAAGATATCGAATATTATTCAACGCTTCGTTCGATCAAAGCGATGGAAGAATCTGACGTTTGTATCATTCTTTTGGATGCAACATTAGGTTTGGAAGGACAGGATATCACGATTATCGGTCAGGCTGATAAAGCTAAAAAAGGTATCGTGATTATGGTGAACAAGTGGGATTTGGTTGAAAAAGATTCTAAAACAGCTGATACTTTCAAAAAGCAGCTGCTGGAAAAACTTGCGCCGATGAATTATATGCCAATCATTTTTGCGTCCGTTGTTGAAAAACAGCGTATTCACCAGGTGATGGAAATGGCGATGCAGGTTTATAAAAACAAAACAAAGAAAATCACTACTTCTAAATTGAACGACGTGATGCAGGCTGAAATTGAAAAATATCCGCCGCCGGCACATCGTGGAAAGTATATCAATATTAAATATATGATCCAGCTGCCAACGCCTTCACCGACGTTTGTGTTCTTTAGTAGTAACCCAAAACATGTGAAAGATCCTTACTTACGTTACCTGGAAAACAGGATGCGCGAAAACTTTGACTTCGCAGGCGTACCGATCACGATTTTCTTCAGGGAAAAATAA
- a CDS encoding zinc-binding alcohol dehydrogenase family protein, producing the protein MKAAVTTKAGNPDVIEIQEKPKPEVKEGWVLIKIKAFGLNRSEIFTRQGHSPNVVFPRIQGIECVGEIEEDPSGTYKAGQKIAAIMGGLGRDFDGGYAEFATVPLEITFPFESDLPWKVLGAIPEMFQTVSGSLNEALEIKEGETLLIRGGTSSIGMLACQLAKTKGLTVISTTRNPEKEKHLKENGADYVLLDNGKINSDLKNLFPKGVDKVLELIGIETLKDSLQCIRPKGIVCMTGILGGSWTMNEFTPMGDIPSLGRLTVYMGDAANLHKDLLQEFIDAVAEGKINLNIDKTFRLDQISEAHTYMESNLAKGKIVVEI; encoded by the coding sequence ATGAAAGCCGCAGTAACCACAAAAGCAGGAAATCCCGACGTCATAGAAATTCAGGAAAAACCGAAACCAGAAGTAAAGGAAGGTTGGGTATTAATAAAAATAAAAGCGTTTGGATTGAACAGATCTGAAATATTTACACGACAAGGCCACTCACCAAACGTAGTTTTTCCAAGAATTCAGGGAATTGAATGTGTTGGAGAAATTGAGGAAGATCCATCAGGCACTTACAAAGCCGGTCAGAAAATTGCTGCAATTATGGGTGGCCTGGGAAGAGATTTTGATGGAGGTTATGCAGAATTTGCAACGGTTCCGTTAGAAATTACTTTTCCTTTTGAAAGTGATCTTCCCTGGAAAGTATTAGGCGCTATTCCTGAAATGTTCCAAACTGTTTCCGGATCTTTAAATGAAGCTTTGGAAATAAAAGAAGGAGAAACATTGCTGATCCGTGGCGGAACTTCGTCAATCGGTATGTTGGCTTGTCAACTGGCTAAAACAAAAGGCCTGACTGTGATTTCCACCACGAGAAATCCGGAAAAAGAAAAACACTTAAAAGAAAACGGAGCTGACTATGTTTTGCTGGATAATGGCAAAATTAATTCAGATCTAAAAAATCTGTTTCCAAAAGGCGTTGATAAAGTGCTTGAATTGATCGGTATCGAAACTTTAAAGGATTCTTTACAATGTATCCGTCCGAAGGGAATTGTCTGTATGACCGGAATTCTGGGCGGTTCCTGGACGATGAATGAATTTACACCAATGGGTGATATTCCCTCGTTAGGACGCCTTACAGTTTACATGGGTGATGCGGCAAACCTGCATAAAGATTTACTTCAGGAATTCATTGACGCTGTCGCGGAAGGAAAAATCAATCTGAACATTGACAAAACTTTCAGACTGGATCAGATTTCAGAAGCGCATACTTACATGGAAAGCAATCTGGCGAAAGGAAAAATTGTAGTTGAAATTTGA
- the era gene encoding GTPase Era: MSENIISPAPLRDFRAGFVSIIGKPNVGKSTLMNVLVGEKMSIITSKAQTTRHRIMGILNGKHEGIPFQLVYSDTPGVVKPAYKLHDSMMTFVKGSLEDADVVLFVTEVGEKAADHEVIPLLQRTNAPIILVLNKIDLSNEEELKRKTEEWEKEIQPAAIIPISALLNANVQTLFDAIITRLPFHPPYFDEDELTDKPERFFASEIVREKIFLNYRQEIPYSSEVVISEFKERDDMIVIRAEILVERKSQKGIIIGEKGAMLKKIGSEARKDMEDFFGKKVFLEQHVKVEPDWRSKENKLRQFGYEE, from the coding sequence ATGAGCGAAAATATAATAAGTCCTGCTCCTCTACGCGATTTCCGCGCTGGATTTGTGAGCATTATTGGTAAACCTAATGTAGGTAAATCAACGTTAATGAATGTTTTGGTGGGAGAAAAAATGTCCATCATTACTTCAAAAGCACAAACAACCCGTCACCGTATCATGGGAATCCTGAATGGCAAACATGAAGGAATTCCTTTTCAGCTGGTTTATTCCGACACTCCGGGTGTGGTAAAACCCGCATATAAATTGCATGATTCCATGATGACTTTTGTAAAAGGGTCGCTTGAAGATGCTGATGTTGTTTTATTTGTTACCGAAGTTGGAGAAAAAGCAGCGGATCATGAAGTGATTCCCTTGCTTCAAAGAACCAATGCACCGATTATTCTGGTGTTAAATAAAATTGATTTATCGAACGAAGAAGAACTGAAACGTAAGACAGAAGAATGGGAGAAGGAAATTCAGCCTGCGGCAATTATCCCGATTTCGGCGCTGTTGAATGCAAATGTCCAGACTTTGTTTGATGCAATTATTACCCGGTTACCATTTCATCCACCATACTTCGATGAAGATGAACTAACCGATAAACCTGAACGTTTCTTTGCTTCGGAAATCGTTCGCGAAAAAATATTTCTGAACTACCGCCAGGAAATTCCATACAGCAGCGAGGTGGTTATTTCAGAATTTAAGGAACGCGACGATATGATTGTGATCCGGGCAGAAATTCTGGTCGAACGTAAAAGCCAGAAAGGGATTATCATTGGGGAAAAAGGCGCGATGCTGAAAAAAATCGGCAGCGAGGCGCGCAAGGACATGGAAGATTTCTTTGGCAAAAAAGTTTTCCTTGAACAACATGTAAAAGTAGAACCGGATTGGAGAAGCAAGGAAAACAAGCTTCGTCAGTTTGGATATGAAGAGTAA
- a CDS encoding tRNA threonylcarbamoyladenosine dehydratase encodes MEDFAWLSRTELLIGREKLVKLSKAHVLVIGLGGVGSFAAEFICRNGVGTMTIVDGDTVDPTNRNRQLPALSTNHGISKADIMAERLKAINPELTLHVVKTFINPEAVDEILSAYAYDYIVDAIDSVTPKITFLKEAYNRKVRIVSSMGAGGRMDPTMIRAVDISKTFNCNFAQQVRKNLKKEGIYKGIKAVFSSEEQIKESLILTDGSNYKKSAYGTMSYLPATFGATCASVVIRDLIED; translated from the coding sequence ATGGAGGATTTCGCCTGGCTTTCCAGAACCGAATTATTAATCGGAAGAGAAAAACTTGTCAAACTTAGTAAAGCACATGTGCTGGTAATCGGTTTGGGTGGAGTAGGCTCCTTTGCCGCTGAATTTATTTGCAGAAATGGTGTCGGAACGATGACTATCGTAGATGGCGATACCGTTGACCCAACCAATAGAAATCGTCAGTTACCTGCTTTATCGACTAATCATGGCATTAGCAAAGCAGATATTATGGCGGAGCGTTTGAAGGCGATCAATCCGGAATTGACTTTGCATGTTGTCAAAACATTCATCAATCCGGAAGCGGTTGACGAAATTCTTTCGGCTTATGCCTATGATTATATTGTTGATGCAATTGACAGCGTCACACCAAAAATTACTTTTTTAAAGGAGGCATATAACCGGAAAGTACGGATTGTAAGTTCGATGGGCGCAGGCGGAAGAATGGACCCGACGATGATACGCGCGGTTGATATATCTAAAACCTTCAATTGCAATTTCGCGCAGCAGGTTCGGAAAAACCTGAAAAAGGAAGGTATTTATAAAGGAATTAAAGCTGTGTTTTCTTCCGAAGAACAAATTAAAGAATCACTTATTTTGACGGATGGGAGCAATTACAAGAAATCTGCATACGGCACCATGTCGTATTTACCGGCAACTTTCGGTGCAACCTGTGCTTCTGTGGTTATCCGGGATTTGATTGAAGATTAA
- a CDS encoding Crp/Fnr family transcriptional regulator: MILEKLFANFDNYIPLNEEEREDLSKRVVERKIKRRQFILQEEDICKHYTFVAEGCFKKFQVDQKGTEHNLQFIAENDWIMEIDSFYNEKPSRVFIEAIEPSVIFQITKPDLIELFMSNPKFNRNFRVIIENRFVELENRVLQAISSTAEERYLTFLNQYPKLSQRLPNTQIASYLGITPEFLSKIRKEIAQKNR; the protein is encoded by the coding sequence GTGATCCTGGAAAAACTCTTCGCAAATTTCGACAACTACATTCCTCTTAATGAAGAAGAGCGGGAAGATCTTTCCAAAAGAGTTGTTGAAAGAAAAATTAAACGGAGACAGTTCATTTTGCAGGAAGAGGATATTTGCAAGCATTATACTTTTGTGGCAGAAGGTTGTTTCAAAAAATTTCAGGTTGACCAAAAAGGCACGGAACATAATCTACAATTCATTGCCGAAAACGACTGGATCATGGAAATTGACAGCTTTTACAATGAAAAACCGAGCCGTGTTTTCATTGAAGCTATTGAACCTTCGGTCATCTTCCAAATCACCAAACCTGATCTTATTGAACTCTTCATGAGTAACCCGAAATTCAACAGAAATTTCAGGGTGATTATTGAAAACCGTTTTGTAGAGTTAGAAAACCGCGTTTTACAAGCAATCAGTTCTACGGCTGAGGAACGTTATCTTACTTTTTTAAATCAATATCCAAAGCTTTCCCAAAGACTGCCCAACACGCAAATTGCTTCCTATCTGGGTATTACGCCTGAATTCCTAAGTAAAATCAGGAAAGAAATCGCACAGAAAAACAGATAA
- a CDS encoding LTA synthase family protein, whose translation MILFTICRILFYAFNTVFFPEISFDHALHLMSGGIKFDIVAVFYVNILFIFLMCVPFTFKYRKGYQKFLDYLFVITNSIAIMANCMDFIYYRFTIKRTTWSILKEFSHQDNMGSLFGGFIFRYWYVAVIWILLVLSLVQITRILKVKERENLPVWAFFLIHSVLMGIIVELFIGGVRGGFAHSIRPITLSNAGEYVKKPKEMFIVLNTPFCIFKTMRRSDYERVNYFPGLKEAGQVFSPMHQPDSIQLPFKPKNVVILIWESFGKEMVGTYNRDLENGTYKGYTPFIDSLMQHSRVNWYSFANGAKSIEAIPSVLTSIPGIKEPFVTMRYTDNKLPSLPAILESKGYSTSFFHGAPNGSMGFQAFVNLIGVQKYYGKNEYNNDADYDGIWGIWDEEFLQYWAKTMNTFKEPFMSTLFTVSSHDPYKVPERYKGKFPTGPLPVYETMGYTDNALRAFFAKAKTMPWFKNTIFVITADHAATFAHYPKYQTSVGNFSIPILFYAPGDSTMIGRDTTTLVQQIDIMPSVLGYLHYDKPYFAFGKNIFKNPPLNFAVNYDGVYQWFNGPYILQFDGKKTVGLYNYQKDNLLKNNLKDKLPAIQGPMELQVKAFVQQYTNRMLDDKLTVTP comes from the coding sequence ATGATTTTATTCACAATCTGCCGTATTCTCTTTTACGCTTTTAATACAGTTTTTTTTCCTGAAATTTCTTTTGACCACGCTTTACATTTAATGAGCGGCGGGATAAAATTTGATATCGTTGCCGTTTTTTACGTCAATATTCTTTTTATTTTTTTAATGTGTGTCCCCTTCACATTTAAATATCGAAAGGGTTACCAGAAATTTCTTGATTATCTTTTTGTAATCACCAACAGTATTGCCATCATGGCAAACTGCATGGATTTTATTTATTACCGTTTCACAATTAAACGTACCACCTGGTCAATTCTGAAAGAATTTTCCCACCAGGATAATATGGGTTCTCTTTTTGGCGGGTTTATTTTTAGATACTGGTATGTAGCTGTGATCTGGATTTTGCTGGTGCTTTCTTTGGTTCAAATAACGCGTATTTTAAAAGTTAAAGAACGAGAAAATCTTCCGGTGTGGGCCTTTTTTCTGATTCATTCAGTGTTAATGGGAATTATTGTCGAGCTGTTTATTGGTGGAGTCCGCGGAGGTTTTGCCCATAGTATTCGTCCGATCACATTAAGTAATGCAGGAGAATATGTGAAGAAGCCAAAGGAAATGTTTATCGTACTTAATACACCTTTCTGCATATTTAAAACAATGCGCAGATCGGATTATGAGCGGGTAAATTATTTTCCAGGACTTAAAGAAGCAGGTCAGGTTTTTAGCCCGATGCATCAGCCCGATAGCATTCAACTTCCTTTTAAACCCAAAAATGTTGTAATCCTTATCTGGGAAAGTTTTGGGAAAGAAATGGTTGGTACCTATAACCGTGATCTTGAGAACGGAACATACAAAGGATACACGCCTTTTATTGATTCTCTGATGCAACACAGCCGGGTCAACTGGTATTCTTTTGCTAACGGAGCGAAGTCGATTGAAGCAATTCCTTCGGTTTTGACCAGCATTCCCGGAATTAAGGAGCCATTTGTTACCATGCGTTATACCGACAACAAATTGCCAAGTTTGCCAGCCATTTTGGAAAGTAAAGGATATTCAACTTCTTTTTTCCACGGTGCGCCAAACGGTTCGATGGGATTCCAGGCTTTTGTCAATTTAATTGGTGTCCAAAAATATTATGGCAAAAATGAATATAATAATGACGCCGATTACGACGGCATCTGGGGAATTTGGGATGAAGAATTTTTGCAATATTGGGCGAAAACAATGAATACCTTCAAAGAGCCTTTCATGAGCACGCTTTTCACGGTTTCTTCACACGATCCATACAAAGTGCCGGAACGTTATAAAGGGAAATTCCCGACGGGGCCATTGCCCGTTTATGAAACAATGGGATATACCGATAATGCTTTACGTGCCTTTTTTGCCAAAGCTAAAACGATGCCCTGGTTTAAAAACACGATTTTTGTCATCACAGCGGACCATGCCGCTACTTTTGCACACTATCCGAAATATCAGACATCGGTTGGAAACTTCTCCATTCCAATACTTTTTTATGCTCCCGGCGACAGTACCATGATTGGCCGTGATACGACCACTTTGGTACAACAAATCGATATAATGCCGTCAGTTTTAGGTTATCTCCATTACGATAAACCTTACTTTGCTTTCGGAAAAAATATCTTTAAGAACCCGCCGCTGAACTTTGCTGTTAACTATGACGGTGTATATCAATGGTTCAACGGACCGTATATATTGCAATTTGATGGCAAGAAAACCGTAGGTTTGTATAATTATCAGAAAGACAACCTTCTGAAAAACAATTTGAAAGATAAATTACCAGCCATACAAGGCCCGATGGAGTTGCAGGTGAAAGCTTTTGTGCAGCAATACACCAACCGTATGCTGGACGACAAGTTAACTGTAACACCGTAA